Sequence from the Streptomyces kaniharaensis genome:
AGCTGCTCCAGCTCGACGGCCTCGTACAGGGCCTTGATGTTGGAGGAGCCGAACGTCTCGGCGCCGAGCCGCTCGATGACCTCGAAGAAGAGGGTGCGCCGCGGGTGCGTGGACCGGGTGAAGATCTGGAAGAGCTGTCCGCCGTGGTCCTCGTCGACGAGCAGGTTCAGCTCGCGCAGCGCCTCCAGGCCGTGCCGGCGCAACTCCACCCGTCGGCCGAGCAGTTCGTAGTACGTCGCGGGGGTGCTCAGGAACTCCACACCGCCGCGGGCCAGGGCGCGGACCGAGCCGACGGCGTCCTCGCTCGAGAACGCGATGTGCTGGACGCCCGAGCCGCCGTGGTTCTTCAGGAAGTCGTCGATCTGGCCGGGGTCGGCGTCCGGGTCCGGCTGGATGACCGTGAAGGTGATGTCACCGCCGCGGCTCTGCACCACCTTCGACAGCATCGCCTGCGATCCGACGGCGATGCGCTCCTCGAATATCTCCCTGAACCCGAAGGACTGCTGGTAGAACGCGACCATCTCCTCGAGCTCACCGACGTTCACGCACACGGCGAAGTGGTCGATCTCCACCAGCCCGGGGGCGTCTGCGGCGGGCGTCTGCGCGGAGGCGTCGGCCTCGACATGCCGGAACCCCGCCGGAAGCCCGTCGGTGCCGTCTCGTTCGACCAGGGTGTGCACGACGTCCCCGAAGCCGGAGACCTCGGCGGCGACGACGCCCGTCCCCGGGGTGCGGGCCGGGGTGGCCAAGGGTCGGGCTCCGCGGTCCACCGCATGGGCGAAGGCGGCTTCCACGTCGCCGGTGCTCAGGGCGATGCGGGCCACGCCGGAGCCGTGGAGATGGACGTAGATGGTGGCCGGGTGCTCGTCGTCGGTGCCTTCGGTGAGCACCAGGAGGATCCTGCCCTGACGCAGGGCGAGGCTGCGGAAGCCCTCCTCCGGCCCGCCTGCGGTGCCGACGACGGCGAAGCCGTACCTGCTGGTCCACTCGGCGGCCTCGCGGTCCAGGTCCTCGACGTAGAGCTCCACATGGTCCAGTCGGAGGTCGTCGACCGGAAGGGCGGCGTCGTGCTGCGGCTGATCGTGACGTTCGAAGTCTTCTGTGATGGTCATACGCGGATATCCCGATTCTTCCTATGGTCTGGTTGGCCCATGGGGGGGGCTCACTCGGAGACGGTCTGCGCGTGCGTGTCCCGAACGGCCGGGCAGGACTCGGGGTCGGCGCAGTCCGGAGTCCGCTGCGGTGTCCTGCGCACCAGCACGTCAGGTGGTAGGCGGCCGGGTTGCCGTCCGCGAGCGGGAACTCCCGGTACGCGTTCGCGCCGCCGTCCTGGACGGTGCGGCGAGATGGCGCGGCGGGGCTCGGCCGACCGGTCAGGCCGGCTGCAGTGGTGGGTCCGGCAGTGGTGGAAGCTAGTGTGCCCTTCCGGGATCTCGATCGGCGCCTTGCGCGTCCGTGCCGCCGACCCGGGTCGCGGGGAGGCCGCTGGTGAACTCCGCGGCCGTGACAGGGGCGGCGTTGGCGCCGGCGGAGGGAACGGGAAGCTCGACTTGTGGTCCTGCTCCCGGCACGGTCTCCGAGGATCCGATGACCGCCGTGATGCGCAACTCCGCCAGGAGGTCGGCCAGTCGGGGGTTGCCCGGCCCAGGCCCGAGCGGAAGGTGGACCGCTCCGAGCCGGGCCACCGTCACCGGCGCGCCCGGACGGCCCGCGACCCGGCTCTGATACCGCGTGAACACGTCCTCCCCGGAGGCCGACGGTAGACGTGGCTTCCGTGGGCAAAGCCCAGCTTGTCGGTCATGCTCACCCCCTTAGGCATGCCGACGGAGCAGTCATGGCCGACACGCGTGTAAATCCCCCGGGCCTGCCGGAACGGCAGAGCCATTCCCGGCACGGCGCAAGACCGGAGAGAAGGGATGAACTCGTCTCGCGAACTCATGGGTCAATTCCAGCGCGCACGGTGCTGGATTAGACCGCTCCCCCGTCGCCCGGCACAAGGTCATTCGGCTGGGCGTTCTCTTGTCCTGTGGAACAGATTCTCTAAGACATTGTCAATGGAACGGCAGCCGCCCGGTCGGCGGCTCGAAGATCAGTAGATGTGCTCAAAAGCATCGCGTCAAGTGATCTACGGCAGGGTCCGGCGAACTTGGCAAGGTCTGGCCAACTTGCCGCGAATGAGGTGGGCCCGATGGCCTCTTCGTGTCGAGTTCGGCGAATGTGAAAAGTGAAAGAGGACGGTGCATAACAGAAAAATCCGACAGCGGTCCGCGGTTCAAGGGCCTGCAAGGGTGACGCCGGTCTCGGCGAGGGAGTCGAGCCGGGAGGCCAGGGACTGCCGAGCGGCCGAGGCGCGGGCGCTGTCGTATGCGTCCCCGGCCGATCCCATGGACGCGGCGCGGCCTGACCGGTCAGCAAAGTCAACCGCGGCCGCCAGCACCCGGCCCGGGTCGACCGCATGCGCGCGAAGACAGCAAGTCGCCTCGTGTTGATGGCACTTACGCTGTAAGGGTAGTGTCCAAACGTGCGACATGCGGCGAAAGTCTCAGGCCTGTCGTCGTGAGACGATGGCAACCTGACGACCTGTTCGCACATGACGGAGAGCCAGGAGGGCGTCGGCGGGTGGGGGTACGCGCCCGCCGTCCTCGACGCACACGAACGCCGCAATGAGGCGGCGAGGAGTCCTCCAGCCTGCGCGGCACGGCAAATCCGAGACAGCCGTGCGGCGATCGATCCAGAGAAGACAGAAATTCCACAATCACGGGGGACATCGTGGTTCCGATGGAACATGACAGTCGCGTACAGAAAACCACCGGGGAGCGTCACGGCATCGAGACGGTGCACGGACTGTTCCGGTGGTGCGCGGAAGAATGGCCGTCCGCTGTGGCGATCGTGTCCGGCGACCGGCGGGTGACCTACCGCGAACTGCAGGCGCTCGCCGACGACTACGCCGTCGAGCTCGCGAGCCACGGCGTCGGGCGGGGCGATCTGGTGCCTGTGCTCATGGACCGCACCCCGGAGCTCGTCGCCACGCTGCTGGCGGTGCTCGAGTGCGGCGCCGCCTATTCCGCCCTCGACGTCCGGTGGCCGCACGAGCGGCTCACCTCGCTGATCACGGCGTTGGACGCGAAGGTGCTCGTGACCTCCGCGGCGGGCGGGTGGCCCGTCCCGGTCGTGGCGCCGCCCGGCGTCCAGGACGCCCACAACGCCGTCACCGCAGGACGCGAACCGCACCGCATCGAGCTGCGTGGCGACGAGCCGTGCGCCGTGTTCTTCACCTCGGGATCGACCGGCGAGCCGAAGGCGAGCGTCGTTCCCCACAGTGGCATGGTCCGCCTCTTCGCGGACTGCGACTTCGCCGCCTACGGCCCCGGCAACGTCGTTCCGCAGCTCGCGCCGGCGACCTGGGACGGGTTCTGCCTCGACGGCTGGGGCGTCCTGCTGGGCGGCGGCACGGCGGTGTTCCTCGACGATCCGGTGCTGGTGCCGGCCACGCTCCGCCGGATCGTGGCCGAGCACGGGGTCAACGGCGCCTCCCTGACGGCCTCGCTGTTCAATCTGATCGTCGACGAGGACCTCGACGCGTTCGAGGGGCTGCGCTGGCTGATCACCGGCGGTGAGCGTGCGTCGGCCGCCCACATGGGGCGATTCGTGCAACGCTTCCCGGCCGTCGAACTGAACAACATGTACGGTCCGGTGGAGTCCACCGCGGTGGTGACCGCACGCCGGGTCACGGTCGAGGACTGTGTCGACCCCGGAGGCGTTCCGCTGGGCCGGGTGCTCAACGGGACGAAGATCTTCGTGCTGGACGGAGACCGGCCCTGCGGCCCGGGCGAGACGGGTGAACTGTGCATCGCCGGGACCGGGCTCGCGTCGGGCTACCTCGGCGACCCGGAGCTCACGGCGAAGAAGTTCCCCGAGATCACCGTGGACGGGCAGACCCTGCGGGTGTACCGGACCGGCGACCTCGGGCACTACTCGGCCGAGCACGTGCTGTACTTCGACGGCCGCCTCGACCGGCAGGTCAAGATCCGCGGCCACCGGATCGAGCCGGCCGAGATCGAGCGGGCCGCCGCGCGCATCGCCGGGGTCACGGCGGCCGTGGTGGTAACGGTCGAGGGTCCGCAGGGACGAGGCCGCAGCCTGTGCCTGTGCTACGCCGGCCGCGGTGAGAGCGCGCCCGACGAGCTGGGCGTGCGCGCCGAGCTGGCCGCCCGGCTGCCCGGCTACCTCGTGCCCGACCGGATCCGCCGGTTGGCGGCGATGCCGTTGCTGGCCACCGGCAAGGTCGATCAGCGGGCGGTCGAACGACTCGCCGCCGAGGAGGACCACCCGGACGACTCCGCGCCGGGGGCGCACTTTTCGCTGGACCCCGTCGAGGCGCGCCTGGCGGCCGTGTTCGGCCAGATCCTCGACCGCGGCCCCGTCCCACCGGACCGCTCGATCTTCGAGCTGGGTGCCAACTCGCTCGACGCGGCCCGGCTCTGCGCGAAGGTGGCCGCCGAGTTCGGGGTGGCGGTGCCGGCCTCACAGGTGTTCGTGACCTCGACCGTGCGGGACCTCGCGGTCGCGCTGAAGCCGCTGCTGGACGCCGGCATCGCCGAGCCCGGTGCGCCGACCGCTGTGCCCGACACCGTGACGGAACAGGCTGCCGGGCCGATCGCACTGCCCGTGCACTACGCGCTGGCCCTGTGGGAGGGAATCTCCGAGGCCTCGGATCTCGCGTACCTCTGCTCGATGGCCTGGTGGATCGACGGCACCCCGGACGTCGAGGCGCTGTCCCAGGCGATCCTCGACGTCCACGGCCGGCACCAGGCGCTGCACTCGCGGTATCTGATGGACCCCGGCCCGATCGCGGTGCCGTCCGCCGACGTGGCCGGACCGGACCTCCGGCAGCTGCCGGACGAGCAGACGGAGGACGACGCGGTGGCCGCGCTGCACGCCGCGCTGTACCGGCCCCTGTCGCTCGCCGAGGGCAGGATCTGGCGCTGCGCGATGGTCCGCAGCACCAACAGCGGACGTCTGCTGTTCGGTCTCATCGTCCACCACGTGGCGTTCGACGGTGCGTCCCAGGAGCCGATGGCCGCCGACCTGGCCACCGCCTACCAGGCACGACTGCTCGGTCGGGCTCCAGAGTTCGCGCAGCCGGCCCAGACGCTGGCCGAGATCGCCGACATCTACCGCCGGCGGCGCGCGGCCGCCGACCTGGACGCCCAACTCGGCTACTGGAAGCAGGAACTCGACGGCCTCCCGCAGCTCGCCCTGCCGCGGCGGCAGTCCTCGCAGGCCACCGACGGCCCCCGGGTGTCGGTCTCCCGGCAGGTCTCCGGCCGGGAGATGGAGCCGTGGGACGCCGTCGTCCGCGACCTAGGGTCGACCAGGCTGGTCGCGCTGGCCGCGGCCTACGGCACGCTCCTGCGAAAGCTGTCCGGCCAGGACGAGTTCGGCCTCCTGGTGCCGTTCTCCAGCTGGGCCGGCGACCCCAGCCGGTCCATCTCCACCCGCATGGACATGCTGTGCCTGCGCCTGCGCCCCTCGTCCGCCGGAGGCGACCTGTGGGACAGCGCTGGCAAGGCGGTCGGCGCCGCACTCGCCGCCCAGGACGTGTCCTTCGCCGAGGCGGCCATGCCGGTGCTCGCCGGGATGGGCCGAGAAGCCCTGGGGCGGCTGCCGGTGCTCCTGGTGGAGAACCTGAGCGATCCGGAGTTGATGCTGCCGTCCTGCCGCTCCGAGTTCGTCCGCCTGGACGCTCCGACGACGCTGAGCGAGCTGGAGACCGAGGTCTGGTACGCCGCCGACGGCGGCGTACGGCTGAACGTGTGGGTGTGGACGGACCGGTTCCCCGTGGAGTTCGCGGAGGACTTCGCCGACGCGTTCCAGCATGTCCTGCGCGCGGGTCCGGCCGCATTGGCATAACCCGTCAACACGTCACCGACAAGCGCGGGGTCCCTCGGTATCCCTTACGAAGAGAGGCACGATGCTCACGACTGACGTCGAGACCGCGGACGGCGTCGTCCGCGGACGACGGGCCCCGCGCGCGCTGCAGTGGCGGTCCATCCCCTACGCGGCCGCACCGGTCGGGGAGTTGCGGTTCCGGGCACCGCAACCGGTGCGGCCGTGGACGGGCGTACGCGACGCCACCCGGTTCAAGAACGCGGCCGTACAGCGCCGCAACCCGATGGTGGGCATGCGCCCGACCGGCGAGGACTGCCTGACCCTGAACGTGACCGCGCCCCCGCGACCCTCGGCGCGGCCACGACCCGTCATGGTCTTCATCCACGGCGGCGGTTACCTCTTCGACACCGCGGCCCGGTATCCGGGTGACTCGCTGGCCGCGCGTGGCGATGTCGTGGTGGTGACGCTCAACTACCGGCTGGGCGCGCTCGGCTACGTCGACTTCACCGAGTTCTCCACCGCTGATCGGCCCTTCGAGTCGAACCTCGGCCTGCGGGACCAGATGGCGGCGTTGCGGTGGGTGCGTCGCAACATCGCCGCTTTTGGCGGCGATCCGGACAACGTCACCGTCTTCGGCGAGTCCTCGGGCGCGGACGCGGTGCTGACGCTGATGTCGACCCCGACCGCGGCCGGGCTGTTCCACTCCGCGATCGCGCAGAGCCCGGCCGCGGACTGGGCCGCCGTGGACGTCGAAGAGGCCCGCCGGTTCGCCCGCCGGCTCCTCGGCCGGCTCGGCGTCACCCCGGACTCCGCGGCGCGGGCATTGACCACGGCGGCCGCGAAGGACCTCTGCCAGGCCGCCGAGCGGGCGCTGCGGGACGTGGTGCGAGCCTTTCCCGGCAGCTACCCGATCGCACCGGTGGTCGACGGCGGCTTCCTGCCGCTGGACCCGTTGGACGCCATCACCGCGGGCAGCGCGCAGGCGGTGCCGCTGATCGTCGGCACCAATCGCGATGAATGCACCGTGTCCCAGTTCGACGCCACCGTGCCGACCACCGCGCCCGTGCTGCGCGCCGCGCTGGAGCGCTGCGGCGCCGACCACGAGCGGGTGGTCGCCGCCTACCCCGGCTATCCGAAGCGGGCGGCCGCGATCCAGGTCAGCACGGACTTCGTGCTGTGGCGACCGATGCAGGCGGTGCTCGAAGGGCACAGCGGCCGGGCCGCCACGTTCTGCTACCGCTTCGACTTCGCACCGCGCGCGTTGCGTCTTGCCGGGTTGGGGGCCGTGCACGGGATCGAACTGCTGCCGGTGTTCGGTGGCGTCGACAGCGTGCCGGTACGGCTGTTGACCCTGGCCGGCGGGCGGCAGGGATTTCGCGCCGTGCAGGACGAGGTCCAGGACAACTGGTTGGCCTTCGCTCGTACCGGCCGGCCGCTCGCCTCCTGGCCGGAATACACGGTGGCGCAACGGAACACCCGCATCATCGACCATCCGTCGCGGACCGAGGTGGACCCGCAGCGGGAACGCCGGCTGGTCTGGGAAGGAATCCGCGTCCCCGCCACGGAATGAGCCGTGGCATGGTCGCGGGGTCCGTTCGCCGACGCGCGATCGCCTTGTCGGCAGTCGACCTCACCGAGGTCGACTGCCGACAAGGGCGTCAGCGCTCGCTTCGGTCAAAGACCGCCATCACCCTGGAGCGCTGAAGTCAGTAGCATCCCGATCATGAAGCTTCGATTCCTTGCCGTTGACCTTCCGCCGATCGATCAATTGGCGGGACACCGGCGCGCTCAGGCGATCTACTACGCGGCCACCTACAACCTGGACGAGTACCCGACGTTCGAGGCCCTGGCCGAGGAGGGCCTGGTACTCCAGTGCTTCGAGGTGCGCGACCAGGACGGACACGTGCTGGCCGAGTGGTGGCAGTTCTACCGCGGGGACAGCGGCGTCCTCTTCCGAGCCGGGACGCTCGACCCGATCGGTGAAGCCCTCCAGCACGGATTCGTCTGCCGGGACCACGAGTTGTGGGCGGCGCTGGCGGAGGTCGACGACGCGCCCGGCTTCATCGACTGGTCGATAACGCCCGAGGACGACCGGGGCTCGGATTGGGACCGCCTCTGGCACCACACCGACCCGGCGGAGGCCGAGCGGCTCTACGACCTCAACGGTCGGGTGTTCACCC
This genomic interval carries:
- the hppD gene encoding 4-hydroxyphenylpyruvate dioxygenase, whose translation is MTITEDFERHDQPQHDAALPVDDLRLDHVELYVEDLDREAAEWTSRYGFAVVGTAGGPEEGFRSLALRQGRILLVLTEGTDDEHPATIYVHLHGSGVARIALSTGDVEAAFAHAVDRGARPLATPARTPGTGVVAAEVSGFGDVVHTLVERDGTDGLPAGFRHVEADASAQTPAADAPGLVEIDHFAVCVNVGELEEMVAFYQQSFGFREIFEERIAVGSQAMLSKVVQSRGGDITFTVIQPDPDADPGQIDDFLKNHGGSGVQHIAFSSEDAVGSVRALARGGVEFLSTPATYYELLGRRVELRRHGLEALRELNLLVDEDHGGQLFQIFTRSTHPRRTLFFEVIERLGAETFGSSNIKALYEAVELEQLRQNGPAR
- a CDS encoding non-ribosomal peptide synthetase, with product MEHDSRVQKTTGERHGIETVHGLFRWCAEEWPSAVAIVSGDRRVTYRELQALADDYAVELASHGVGRGDLVPVLMDRTPELVATLLAVLECGAAYSALDVRWPHERLTSLITALDAKVLVTSAAGGWPVPVVAPPGVQDAHNAVTAGREPHRIELRGDEPCAVFFTSGSTGEPKASVVPHSGMVRLFADCDFAAYGPGNVVPQLAPATWDGFCLDGWGVLLGGGTAVFLDDPVLVPATLRRIVAEHGVNGASLTASLFNLIVDEDLDAFEGLRWLITGGERASAAHMGRFVQRFPAVELNNMYGPVESTAVVTARRVTVEDCVDPGGVPLGRVLNGTKIFVLDGDRPCGPGETGELCIAGTGLASGYLGDPELTAKKFPEITVDGQTLRVYRTGDLGHYSAEHVLYFDGRLDRQVKIRGHRIEPAEIERAAARIAGVTAAVVVTVEGPQGRGRSLCLCYAGRGESAPDELGVRAELAARLPGYLVPDRIRRLAAMPLLATGKVDQRAVERLAAEEDHPDDSAPGAHFSLDPVEARLAAVFGQILDRGPVPPDRSIFELGANSLDAARLCAKVAAEFGVAVPASQVFVTSTVRDLAVALKPLLDAGIAEPGAPTAVPDTVTEQAAGPIALPVHYALALWEGISEASDLAYLCSMAWWIDGTPDVEALSQAILDVHGRHQALHSRYLMDPGPIAVPSADVAGPDLRQLPDEQTEDDAVAALHAALYRPLSLAEGRIWRCAMVRSTNSGRLLFGLIVHHVAFDGASQEPMAADLATAYQARLLGRAPEFAQPAQTLAEIADIYRRRRAAADLDAQLGYWKQELDGLPQLALPRRQSSQATDGPRVSVSRQVSGREMEPWDAVVRDLGSTRLVALAAAYGTLLRKLSGQDEFGLLVPFSSWAGDPSRSISTRMDMLCLRLRPSSAGGDLWDSAGKAVGAALAAQDVSFAEAAMPVLAGMGREALGRLPVLLVENLSDPELMLPSCRSEFVRLDAPTTLSELETEVWYAADGGVRLNVWVWTDRFPVEFAEDFADAFQHVLRAGPAALA
- a CDS encoding carboxylesterase/lipase family protein encodes the protein MLTTDVETADGVVRGRRAPRALQWRSIPYAAAPVGELRFRAPQPVRPWTGVRDATRFKNAAVQRRNPMVGMRPTGEDCLTLNVTAPPRPSARPRPVMVFIHGGGYLFDTAARYPGDSLAARGDVVVVTLNYRLGALGYVDFTEFSTADRPFESNLGLRDQMAALRWVRRNIAAFGGDPDNVTVFGESSGADAVLTLMSTPTAAGLFHSAIAQSPAADWAAVDVEEARRFARRLLGRLGVTPDSAARALTTAAAKDLCQAAERALRDVVRAFPGSYPIAPVVDGGFLPLDPLDAITAGSAQAVPLIVGTNRDECTVSQFDATVPTTAPVLRAALERCGADHERVVAAYPGYPKRAAAIQVSTDFVLWRPMQAVLEGHSGRAATFCYRFDFAPRALRLAGLGAVHGIELLPVFGGVDSVPVRLLTLAGGRQGFRAVQDEVQDNWLAFARTGRPLASWPEYTVAQRNTRIIDHPSRTEVDPQRERRLVWEGIRVPATE